In Prochlorococcus marinus str. MIT 1214, one DNA window encodes the following:
- the crtL gene encoding lycopene beta cyclase — protein MKLNNSDVLVMGAGPAALCITAELVQQGLDVQAIASKSPLEPWPNTYGIWASELESLNMQELLKYRWKDTVSFFGDGLTKKGNNFINHYLDYGLLNSINFQEALLERCNGLAWQVETVKNIDFRERETVVICTTGKKYFARIVIDASGHKTPFIRRPKHDQIAKQAAYGVVGKFSSAPVEKNSFVLMDFRPDHLKAKELEEPPSFLYAMDLGDGSYFVEETSLACAPPVSFESLKARLNSRLANKGIQIEEIIHEEHCLFPMNLPLPYRDQPLLAFGGSASMVHPASGYLVGSLLRRAPSLAKEIAKVIKKDPNMPTSQIARRGWKTLWTYELVQRHRLYQFGLQRLMSFDESLLRSFFDTFFKLPKKDWYGYLTNTLPLPRLFIVMLRLFYIAPSKVRLGMIGFLVKKQEII, from the coding sequence TTGAAATTGAATAATTCCGATGTATTAGTTATGGGAGCAGGACCAGCGGCTCTTTGCATAACTGCTGAGTTAGTACAACAAGGACTTGATGTTCAGGCAATTGCGTCTAAGTCTCCTTTAGAACCTTGGCCAAATACTTATGGGATTTGGGCATCAGAACTTGAGTCTCTAAATATGCAAGAATTATTGAAATATAGATGGAAAGATACTGTCAGCTTCTTTGGAGATGGATTAACTAAAAAGGGCAATAACTTTATAAATCATTATCTTGATTATGGTCTTTTAAATTCAATTAATTTTCAAGAGGCTCTCCTTGAGAGATGTAATGGACTTGCATGGCAAGTAGAAACTGTAAAAAATATCGATTTTAGGGAAAGAGAAACCGTTGTGATTTGCACTACCGGGAAAAAATATTTCGCTAGGATTGTTATTGATGCAAGCGGTCATAAAACGCCTTTTATTAGACGACCTAAGCATGATCAAATAGCTAAGCAGGCAGCCTATGGCGTGGTTGGAAAATTTAGTTCTGCCCCTGTAGAGAAGAATAGTTTTGTATTGATGGATTTTAGACCGGACCATTTAAAGGCTAAAGAATTAGAAGAGCCACCTTCATTTCTTTATGCTATGGACTTGGGAGACGGGAGTTATTTTGTAGAAGAAACATCTTTGGCATGTGCACCTCCAGTTTCATTTGAATCATTGAAAGCAAGATTAAATTCACGATTAGCTAATAAAGGTATTCAAATTGAGGAAATCATCCATGAAGAACATTGCCTTTTTCCAATGAATTTGCCATTGCCTTATAGAGATCAACCTCTTTTGGCTTTTGGAGGCTCGGCCAGTATGGTCCATCCTGCTTCAGGATATCTAGTTGGATCACTTTTAAGGAGAGCACCCTCATTAGCAAAGGAGATAGCAAAAGTAATAAAGAAAGATCCTAATATGCCTACTTCTCAGATAGCCAGAAGAGGATGGAAAACCCTATGGACATATGAATTAGTTCAAAGACATCGTCTTTATCAGTTCGGTCTTCAACGACTAATGAGCTTTGATGAATCTTTATTAAGATCTTTTTTTGATACCTTTTTTAAATTACCTAAAAAAGATTGGTATGGATATTTAACTAATACTCTTCCTTTGCCCAGACTATTTATCGTTATGCTCAGATTATTTTATATTGCTCCATCTAAAGTCAGATTAGGAATGATTGGTTTTCTAGTAAAAAAGCAAGAAATTATTTAA
- the gyrA gene encoding DNA gyrase subunit A — MADPLGPNSTGPGESDDRIIQTDLRNEMSRSYLEYAMSVIVGRALPDSRDGLKPVHRRILYAMYELGLTSDRPYRKCARVVGEVLGKFHPHGDTAVYDALVRMAQDFSMQMPLIDGHGNFGSVDNDPPAAMRYTESRLQSLTTDSLLEDIESETVDFADNFDGSVQEPTVLPARIPQLLLNGSSGIAVGMATNIPPHNLVELIDGLMALISNPQLEEIELMNIIKGPDFPTGGQILGRSGIKETYLSGRGSITMRGVAEIETIENPGRPDRDAVIITELPYQTNKAGLIERIADMVNDKKLEGIADIRDESDRDGMRIVVELRRDSYPQVVLNNLFKLTPLQTNFSANMLALVNGEPVILSLRKMLQVFLDFRVETIKKRTKYLLKKAESRDHILLGLLLALDQLDEIISLIRSASDSATAKRKLQELHGLTDIQSDAILQMQLRRLTALEADKIRLEHEDLVEKIIDLKDILNKKERIFEITNIELNEIKEKYNTPRRTKILELGGGLEDIDLIANERSVVLLTETGYLKRMPVNEFEATSRGTRGKAGTRSQGEEEVKKFISCNDHDSLLLFSDRGVAYALPAYRVPQCSRTAKGTPIVQLLPIPREEAITSLLSVSSFDDENYLLMLTRGGYIKRTPLSAFSKIRANGLIAIGLEGGDALTWVRLAESGDSVLIGSKNGMTIHFRLNDSELRPLGRSARGVKSMNLKSGDSLVSMDVLSTELADHVDKSEEEELHDESSESEGPWVLVASGSGLGKRVPVTQFRLQKRAGMGLRAIKFRKDGDELVGLRVLGKGEELLLVSERGVIVRTSADKISQQSRAATGVRIQKLDNGDKLSEVVLVPPEQSNDDEEKESSTTNESINTIDPTSKN, encoded by the coding sequence ATGGCTGATCCATTGGGACCTAATAGTACTGGTCCCGGGGAATCCGACGATCGGATCATACAGACTGACTTAAGAAACGAAATGTCGCGTTCCTACTTGGAATACGCGATGAGTGTAATAGTTGGAAGAGCTTTGCCTGATTCGAGAGATGGACTTAAGCCAGTTCATAGAAGGATTCTCTATGCGATGTATGAACTGGGATTAACTAGTGATAGGCCATACAGAAAATGCGCTCGCGTGGTTGGAGAAGTTTTAGGTAAATTCCATCCCCATGGTGATACTGCCGTTTATGACGCTTTGGTCAGAATGGCGCAAGATTTTTCCATGCAGATGCCTCTAATTGATGGGCATGGGAATTTTGGTTCTGTTGATAATGATCCCCCTGCTGCAATGAGATATACAGAATCCAGATTGCAATCTTTAACCACTGATAGCTTGCTTGAAGATATTGAATCTGAAACAGTTGATTTTGCGGATAACTTTGATGGATCTGTTCAAGAACCAACAGTCTTGCCGGCAAGAATTCCGCAATTGTTATTAAATGGTTCGTCTGGAATAGCTGTAGGTATGGCAACCAACATACCTCCTCATAATTTGGTCGAATTGATTGATGGATTGATGGCTTTAATTTCTAATCCTCAGCTAGAAGAAATAGAGTTGATGAATATAATTAAAGGCCCAGACTTTCCAACTGGCGGTCAGATACTTGGCAGAAGTGGAATTAAGGAAACATATCTTTCTGGTAGAGGATCAATCACAATGCGTGGAGTCGCTGAAATAGAAACTATTGAAAATCCAGGGAGACCAGATAGGGATGCAGTGATAATCACTGAACTTCCTTATCAAACAAATAAAGCAGGATTAATAGAAAGAATAGCTGATATGGTCAATGATAAAAAACTTGAAGGCATTGCAGATATTAGAGATGAAAGTGATAGAGATGGAATGAGAATTGTTGTTGAATTAAGAAGAGATTCATATCCTCAAGTTGTTTTAAATAATTTATTTAAACTTACTCCTTTACAGACTAATTTCAGTGCAAATATGCTTGCATTAGTTAATGGTGAACCTGTTATATTGTCACTTAGAAAGATGTTGCAAGTATTTTTAGATTTTAGAGTTGAAACCATTAAAAAAAGAACTAAATATCTTTTGAAGAAGGCTGAGAGTAGAGATCATATATTATTAGGATTATTATTAGCTTTAGATCAGCTAGATGAGATAATTAGTCTTATAAGATCTGCCTCTGATTCCGCTACTGCTAAAAGGAAATTACAAGAATTGCATGGTTTAACAGATATACAATCTGATGCTATTTTGCAGATGCAGTTAAGAAGGCTGACAGCTTTAGAGGCGGATAAAATAAGACTTGAACATGAGGATTTAGTTGAAAAGATAATAGATTTAAAAGATATTTTAAATAAAAAAGAAAGGATATTTGAAATAACAAATATTGAATTAAATGAAATAAAAGAAAAGTACAATACCCCTAGGAGAACCAAAATTCTTGAACTTGGTGGTGGACTTGAGGATATTGATTTAATTGCTAATGAAAGATCAGTAGTTTTGTTAACTGAGACAGGCTATTTAAAGAGGATGCCTGTTAATGAATTTGAAGCAACAAGTCGAGGTACTAGAGGTAAAGCAGGTACGCGAAGCCAAGGAGAGGAAGAGGTGAAAAAATTTATTAGTTGTAATGACCATGACAGCCTCCTACTTTTTAGTGATAGAGGAGTTGCTTATGCTCTTCCTGCTTACAGAGTTCCTCAATGTAGTAGAACTGCAAAAGGTACTCCTATAGTTCAATTACTCCCAATTCCAAGGGAAGAAGCTATTACTTCATTACTTTCTGTGAGTTCTTTTGATGATGAAAACTATTTATTGATGCTTACTAGGGGGGGCTATATAAAAAGAACACCTCTTTCAGCTTTCAGCAAGATTAGAGCAAATGGACTTATCGCAATAGGATTAGAAGGTGGTGATGCTTTGACTTGGGTTCGGTTGGCTGAGTCTGGGGATAGTGTTTTGATTGGTTCTAAAAATGGAATGACTATTCATTTTAGATTAAATGATTCTGAATTACGCCCTTTAGGCAGGTCAGCAAGAGGTGTTAAGTCAATGAATCTTAAGTCTGGAGATTCTCTTGTAAGTATGGATGTTTTATCTACTGAGTTAGCTGATCATGTTGATAAAAGTGAAGAAGAAGAACTACACGATGAATCATCAGAATCTGAAGGACCTTGGGTACTTGTTGCTTCTGGAAGCGGCCTAGGGAAAAGAGTACCTGTGACACAATTTCGGTTGCAAAAAAGAGCAGGAATGGGTTTAAGAGCAATAAAATTCAGAAAAGATGGAGATGAACTTGTAGGTTTAAGGGTTTTAGGTAAAGGAGAAGAATTATTGTTAGTGAGTGAAAGAGGAGTAATTGTAAGAACTAGTGCGGATAAAATCTCTCAACAATCTAGAGCTGCAACCGGTGTAAGAATTCAGAAGCTTGATAATGGTGATAAGTTGTCTGAAGTTGTTTTAGTCCCACCAGAGCAAAGTAATGATGATGAAGAAAAAGAATCATCTACAACGAATGAATCCATAAATACTATTGATCCAACGTCAAAAAATTGA